A region from the Stutzerimonas stutzeri genome encodes:
- a CDS encoding c-type cytochrome: MRLMTLVLLSCLAPFAHAGEEAIERFHYLMGDAERREQAYAAGQERALFCGYCHGENGNSKRPHIPNLASQNPIYLFQSFEKFAKGERIDFVMSKLAKSLTLEDRVNIAVYFSQQKVEPVAVTSDAAQVQRGATLFQHTCTGCHGSHAQGKENMPRLAGQPSQYLSKALNRFRTHDPSRSGSVMMGIADKLSEADIESVVAYLTQLRLSEQQELQASVQLLGADVH, encoded by the coding sequence ATGCGCCTCATGACCCTAGTACTGCTCAGTTGCCTCGCCCCTTTCGCCCACGCCGGTGAGGAGGCGATCGAACGCTTTCATTACCTGATGGGCGATGCCGAGCGGCGTGAGCAGGCTTATGCGGCGGGCCAGGAGCGTGCGCTGTTCTGCGGGTATTGCCATGGCGAAAACGGCAACAGCAAGCGTCCGCATATTCCCAACCTGGCGTCACAGAACCCGATCTATCTGTTCCAGTCGTTCGAAAAGTTCGCCAAGGGCGAGCGCATCGATTTCGTGATGTCGAAACTGGCCAAGAGCCTGACCCTGGAAGATCGCGTCAACATCGCCGTGTACTTCAGTCAGCAAAAGGTCGAGCCCGTGGCAGTCACAAGCGACGCGGCTCAGGTTCAGCGTGGCGCGACGCTGTTTCAGCACACCTGCACCGGTTGCCATGGCAGCCATGCGCAGGGCAAGGAGAACATGCCGCGCCTGGCGGGGCAGCCGAGCCAATACCTGAGCAAGGCGCTGAACCGCTTTCGTACCCATGACCCGAGCCGGTCCGGCTCGGTAATGATGGGGATCGCCGACAAGCTGTCCGAGGCGGACATCGAGTCAGTGGTCGCCTACCTGACCCAACTACGCCTCAGCGAACAGCAGGAGTTGCAGGCCAGCGTGCAACTGCTCGGCGCCGACGTGCACTGA
- the cynS gene encoding cyanase yields the protein MISCRSQVTQMIVSAKVRKGLKWAAVADAVGQSKEWVTAGCLGQMAFDKAQAETLGKLFELPDEAVAWLQIVPYKGSLPTAVPTDPLVYRWYELVNVYGSTIKELIHEEFGDGIMSAIDFSMDIQRQPDPKGDRVNVVMSGKFLPYKQY from the coding sequence ATGATTTCCTGCCGCAGCCAAGTCACCCAGATGATCGTTTCCGCCAAGGTACGCAAAGGCCTCAAATGGGCCGCGGTGGCCGACGCCGTCGGCCAGTCCAAGGAATGGGTTACGGCCGGTTGCCTGGGTCAGATGGCCTTCGACAAGGCGCAGGCGGAAACCCTCGGCAAGCTGTTCGAGCTGCCCGATGAGGCGGTGGCCTGGTTGCAGATCGTGCCCTACAAGGGCTCATTGCCAACCGCGGTGCCCACCGACCCGCTGGTCTACCGCTGGTACGAGCTGGTCAACGTCTACGGCAGCACCATCAAGGAGCTGATCCACGAGGAGTTCGGTGACGGCATCATGAGCGCCATCGATTTTTCGATGGATATCCAGCGTCAACCGGACCCGAAGGGCGACCGGGTCAATGTGGTGATGTCCGGAAAATTCCTGCCCTACAAGCAGTACTGA